From Streptomyces sp. NBC_01551:
TGGGCCGCCAGAATGGCACTGCCGCTCGGCACCGGGCTCGCCGCCGCCACCCTGCGCACCCTGGCCCGGACCCAGTCCGCCGGGCCGGGCCCCGAGGGCGGGAAGATCCCGGGGCCGCTGCGCGGGGCGGGCCCGCAGCTGCCGCCGGGGTGCACCGGGACGGAGGCCACCCTCGCCTTCCCGGCCGTACTCGCCGAAGCCCGGCGCTGGGGGCTGCCCGAGGCGGAAGTGGCCCGGCTGCTCCCGGCCGCGGAGCGGTGCCTGGACTGGCTGCGCGGCGCCCTGGGGGAGGACGGCTTCCTGGCCGACCCAGACCCGGGACCGCGGCGCTGCGAGACCCAGGCCCACGCCCACCGTGCCGCGCTGCTCGGCGCCGACCTGCTAGCCGGGTGCGGCCGCCCCGGCGCCGACGCCTGGCGGGAATGGGCCGCCGCGCTGCGGGAGAGGTTCCGTGACCGGTTCTGGATCGACGGCCCGGACGGCGGGCGCCCCGCCGCCGCCCTGCATCCCGACGGGCGGCCGCTGCCCCGGCTGACCGGAGCCGCCGCGCACCTGCTGGACACCGGGCTCCTGGGCGGCGGTCGGCTCGCCCCGGGCCTCCTGGATTCGGTCCGGGCCGAACAGCTCGCCCGGCTGCTCGGGGCCCCGGCCATGGACTCGGGCTGGGGGCTGCGGAGCATGGCCTCCCGCGAGCCCGGACACAACCCCTTCGGCCACCGCTCGGGCGCCGTGCGGGCGTACGAGAGCGCCGTCGCGGTCGCGGGCCTCGCTCAGGCGGGCTTCGAGAAGGAGGCCGCCGGCCTGCTCCGGGGCTTGCTGGACGCGGCCGAGACCTTCGGATACCGGCTCCCGGAGATGTACGCGGCCGAGCAGCGCACCGCCGGCAGCGCGCCCCTGCCGCATCCGGCGGCCTGCCGTCCGGCCGCGGTCGCCGCGGCCGCCGGGGTCCACGCGCTCACCGCCCTCGCGGGAATCCGCCCCGACGCCCCGGCGGGCACGGTCACGCTGGCCCCGCTCCCCGGTGCCCCCCTCGGCGCCTTCCGGCTCTCGGGCCTGCGGGTATCCGGAGAACCCTTCGCCGTGCGGATCAGCAGGCTCGGCCTCGGCATGGTGGAGGAGGCGGCCGATGCGCTCCAACTGGGCGGCCGGTGAAAGCCCTTCGCGGTGGTCCACGCTCCTCGGTCGCGTACGGAGGACACCCGCCGGATTTCGGATCGCCGTCTTCGGGATCACCAAAGCTCTGTTTATCGTCAGGCAGACGACTATGATCGCGGCATGTCGCCCTACGACCCGTCGGCCTTTCCGCCCTTCGCCGTCACCGTCGACCTGGTCGTGCTCACCGTGCGGCGCCACGCGCTCTGCGCGCTGGTCGTCCGACGGGGTGAGCAGCCGTTCCAGGGGCGCTGGGCGCTGCCCGGCGGTTTCGTCCGCGGTGACGAGGACCTGGCCGCGGCCGCGGCCCGCGAGCTCTCCGAGGAAACCGGGCTGTGCGCCCACGACCCGGCCGACCCCGGCCTGGGCAACGGAGCGCACCTGGAACAGCTCGCCACCTACGGCGACCCGAAGCGGGACCCCCGGATGCGGGTGGTCAGCGTGGCGCACCTGGTGCTCGCCCCCGACCTGCCCGCGCCCCGGGCCGGCGGGGACGCGAACAGCGCGCGCTGGGCCCCCGTCGACGAGCTCCTGCCGGTCGGCGACCAGGCGTCCGAGGGGCTTGCCTTCGACCACGCCACGATCCTCGCCGACGGGGTGGAGCGGGCCCGCTCGAAGATCGAGTACTCCTCCCTGGCCACCGCCTTCTGCCCGCCCGAGTTCACCGTCGGCGAGCTGCGCCGGGTGTACGAGGCCGTGTGGGGCGTGGCCCTGGACCCGCGCAACTTCCACCGCAAGGTCACCGGGACCCCCGGGTTCCTGGTCCCGGCCGGGGGGACGACGACCCGTCAGGGCGGGCGTCCGGCGCAGTTGTTCCGGGCGGGCGGGGCCACCCTGCTCAACCCGCCGATGCTGCGTCCGGAAGTCTGACGCCCCGGCAGCCGAGGGAACGCCGCCGTCACCGCCTCGGAGCGGCTACGCAGAAAATCGGACATATCGCGTTATCTTGTTTGCGGTATTTACCCTGCCGCAGAGCGGTCTCACCCCCCGCGAGAGAAGCGATGCTCCAGGCCATCGGACTCACCAGCACACCCCGTCGAGAACTCCCGCCCCTCGTGGACGACCTCACCTTCGAGGCCCGCCCCGGGTGCGTGACCGCCCTGCTCGGCGAGCCGGGCTCGGGCAAGACCACCGCCCTGCGGCTCATGCTCGAACTCGAACCGGGCCGCGGCGTCACCTACTTCCGCGGTCGCCCCCTGCACCGGATCCCACACCCCGGCCGTGAGGTCGGCGTCCTGCTCGGCGACGTCCCCGGCAACCCGTCGCGGACCGTACGCAACCAGCTGCGGATGCTCTGCGCCGCCGCCGGGGTGCCGGCCTCCCGGGCCGACACCATGCTGGAGGTCGTCGGCATCGCCGGCCTGCGCGACCAGCGCCTGGGCTCCCTCTCCCTCGGCATGGAACGCCGGGTGGGGCTGGCCGCGGCGCTGCTCGCCGATCCCTGCACCCTGCTCCTCGACGAGCCCGCCGCCGGGCTCTCACCCCGCGAAGGCGCCTGGCTGCACGCGCTGCTGCGCGCTCACGCCTCCCTCGGCGGCGCGGTGCTCTTCACCACCGCCGACGCGAAGGAGGCCGCCCGCAGCGCCGACCGGGTCGTATCCATCGAGTCGGGCCGGCTCGTCGCCGACCAGGACGCCGCCGAGTTCGCCCGCACCCGGTTGCGCCCGCGCGTCGCCGTGCGCACCCCGCACGCGGCGCGACTGGCCGACGTACTGGGACGCGAGGCCCGCGCCGCCAAGCGCGCGGTGGAGATCGTCGAGGAGAGCGGCAGCCGCCTGTCGGTGTACGGCAGCAACTGCGCCGAGGTCGGCGAGGCCGCCTTCCGCAACGGCGTGCTGGTCCACCAGCTCGCCGACGAGACCGGCGACGCCGGGGCGCCGGCCGCGCCGGTGCCGCAGGCCCGCACCGAGGCGGGAGCCGCCACCGCACCTGCCACCGCGCCCGCCACCACGCCCGACGCGACGCCCCGCGAGACCCCGGCGGGCCGGCCCCGGCGGGCCCTCTCCGAGCGGCCCGCCTCCACCGTGCGCAAGGTCGGCGGCCCGCTGCGTCCGCTGCGCTACGAACTGTGCCGGGTCTTCGGCACCGCCACCCCCGTCCTGACGGCGGCCCTGGTCGTCGCCGCCTCCGCCCTCACGGCCCTGGTGCTCACCCGGACCGGTCAGACGTCGCAGAACCGGCTGCTCGCCGCCTGGCCCGAGTTGCTGCCGCTGCCGCCCGCCGCCCTCGGCGCCGGACTGCTGGGCGCCCTGGCCTTCGGTGAGGAGTACCGCTACCCCGCGCTCGCCGCCGACCGCGGCACCGTTGCGCGCCGGATGGGACTGCTCGCCGCCAAGCTCGGGGTCGCCGCCGTCCTCGCCCTGCTGCTCGGCACGCTCGCGGTGGCCGCGGACGCCGCCGTCCTGAGGCTCGTCTTCGGCAGCGGCCCGCTCAGCTCCCCGGCCGAGCGGATCTCCCCGGCCGCGAGTTGGGCCGGGCTTCTCATCGGCTGCGCCTGGGCCGGGGTCCTCGCCTCCGGTGTCTTCCGGTCGGCGGCGGCGGGCCTGGCGGCCGTGCTCGCCGTACCGGTGATGGTGGTTCCGCTGGTGCGCAAGGTGCTGGACGGGCCGTCCTCGTACCCGGCCACCGGACTCGCGGCCCGGCTGCGGGGCCTGGCCTGGGCGCAATGGCCCCCAGAGGCGGACCGGCTGGTCCACGGGGCCCTCCGGGTGATGGCCCAACCCGTGGGAACCGCTCTGGTGTTGTCGCTGATGGTCCTGTTGTGCGCCTATGGGTTCACAGGACTGCGCGGCCGCGTCCGCTGGTAAGGGACCGTTGGTGATCGTTCCGGCACCGGAGAAGGTGGCAACGGGACCGTTGAAGTCCGCATCACACGACCCGGATCGCAACTCCCCGCAAAAGGCCCGGTTCTTTACGATAAGTCGTCAATTGCGTAGGTGGCACCGATCACCCTTTCGTGTGCTTTTCACCAAAGACCTCAAGGGTGATGGAGGCGAGGCCGACAAAGGATGCGTGAGTACCCTTGCGCACACCATGATGACCACCGCCCGCCATGCCGAATCCGGCCTCGCCGGCCCGGGCGAACTCGACCGCTACCCCTACGCGGACACCCCCGGGGCCGAACGCGTCGGAGCGCCCCACTGGGACGGAGGCGACGTCGAGTTGAGCCGGGTCGGGCGCCGCGCGGCAGGCAGCCGCGGCCGCGGACTCCACGGCCAACTCGTCCAGCAGCTCGGCCAGATGATCGTTTCCGGCGACCTCGGCGCGGACCGTCCGCTGGTCCCCGAGGAGATCGGGCAGCGCTTCGAGGTTTCCCGTACGGTCGTCCGCGAATCGCTTCGGGTCCTGGAGGCCAAGGGCCTCGTCAGCGCCCGGCCCAACGTCGGCACCCGGGTCCGCCCGGTCGCCGACTGGAACCTGCTCGACCCCGACATCATCGAGTGGCGGGCCTTCGGCCCGCAGCGCGACGACCAGCGCCGCGAGCTCAACGAGCTCCGCTGGACCATCGAGCCGCTCGCCGCCCGGCTCGCCGCCGGACACGGCCGCCCGGACATCCAGCAGCGGCTCGCCGACATGGTCGAGATCATGGGCCACGCCCTCGGCCAGGGCGACTCGATCACCTTCGCGCGCGCGGACAACGAGTTCCACGCGCTGCTCATCCAGGTCGCCGGGAACCGCATGCTGGAGCACCTCTCCGGCATCGTCTCCTCGGCCCTCCAGGTCTCGGGCAGCCCCATCACCGCATGTGACCGCCCCAGCGAGACCTGCGTCGCGCACCACGCGCGGATGGTCGAGGCCCTCGCCGCGGGTGACGCCACGGGCGCCGAGAACGCCATGCGTCAGCTGCTGACGGTGCACCCGGAGGTCGAGCGCGTGGTCCCCGCCCCGCGCGAGCACTGACGGGCGAAACGCGCGGGCGCATGGGGTGGCACCAGCTGTCGCCGGGTCCCGGACACCCCCCGGACCGAGTCCGGTGGGGCACCACCCGGCGGTGGCCCGGGGCGCGGGCCCGGCGACACGAGCGTGCGGCACCGGCAGCCCCTGCCGACACGCGGGAACACGGGGCCAAAGGGCCGTTCGGATCGCGTGGTGGACCGTAGGACCGGCATGGCGGCACACGAGATGTGACTCGGGCCACGAAGATTGGGCGTAACGCTCCGCGACGTCACGCGATGACTTAGGTGGTGATGGCCGACGGAGGGAATACAGCAGCCCTTGGGGGTGCTGTGCAGCTCCCCGGCCCCTGCCCGCGCCCCCGGCCCATCCCCAGTCGGTGGTCGTCGGCTCCGGTCCAGCACCAGGCCGGGGTCGGAAGCCGTTTCCATCGTTCCGAGAGGTTGTTCGTGTCGGCCAGCACATCCCGTACGCTCCCGCCGGAGATCGCCGATTCCGAGTCTGTGATGGCGCTCATCGAGCGGGGCAAGGCCGAGGGGCAGATCGCCGGCGATGACGTGCGTCGGGCCTTCGAGGCTGACCAGATTCCTGCGACCCAGTGGAAGAATGTTCTGCGCAGCCTCAACCAGATCCTCGAGGAAGAGGGTGTGACGCTGATGGTCAGTGCCGCGGAGTCGCCCAAGCGCACCCCCCGCAAGAGCGTCGCAGCGAAGAGCCCGGCGAAGCGGACGGCCACGAAGACCGTGGCGGCGAAGACGGCGGCGGCAGCGCCGGCCTCGGCCACCTCGGTCCCGGAGGCCGACCCGGCCGAACCGGACACGGCGGCCGCCTCGGCGGAGGAGCCCGGAACCGAAGCGCCCGCCAAGAAGACGGCGGCGAAGAAGACGGCGGCAAAGAAGACCGCCGCGAAGAAGACCACCGCCAAGAAGACGGCGGCGAAGAAGACCGCGTCCAAGAAGGACGCCGACGAGGCGGGCGACGAAGAGTCCGCCGAGGACCTGCCCGCCGCGGCCAAGGCCGAGGGCGAAGAGGAAGAGGACGGCGCCGAGAGCAAGGGCTTCGTCATCTCGGACGACGAGGACGACGCCCCCGCCCAGCAGGTCGCCGTCGCCGGTGCCACCGCCGACCCGGTCAAGGACTACCTCAAGCAGATCGGCAAGGTCCCGCTCCTCAACGCCGAGCAGGAGGTCGAGCTCGCCAAGCGCATCGAGGCGGGCCTGTTCGCCGAGGACAAGCTGGCGAACTCCGACAAGCTGGCGCCCAAGCTCAAGCGCGAGCTGGAGATCATCGCCGAGGACGGCCGGCGCGCCAAGAACCACCTGCTGGAGGCCAACCTCCGCCTCGTGGTCTCGCTGGCCAAGCGCTACACCGGTCGCGGCATGCTCTTCCTGGACCTGATCCAGGAGGGCAACCTGGGCCTGATCCGCGCGGTCGAGAAGTTCGACTACACCAAGGGCTACAAGTTCTCCACGTACGCGACCTGGTGGATCCGGCAGGCGATCACGCGCGCCATGGCCGACCAGGCCCGCACCATCCGCATCCCCGTGCACATGGTCGAGGTCATCAACAAGCTCGCCCGCGTGCAGCGCCAGATGCTCCAGGACCTGGGCCGCGAGCCCACCCCGGAGGAGCTGGCCAAGGAACTCGACATGACCCCCGAGAAGGTCATCGAGGTCCAGAAGTACGGCCGCGAGCCGATCTCCCTGCACACCCCGCTCGGCGAGGACGGCGACAGCGAGTTCGGCGACCTCATCGAGGACTCCGAGGCGGTCGTCCCGGCCGACGCGGTCTCCTTCACGCTGCTCCAGGAGCAGCTGCACTCGGTCCTCGACACCCTCAGCGAGCGCGAGGCCGGCGTGGTCTCGATGCGCTTCGGCCTCACCGACGGCCAGCCCAAGACGCTCGACGAGATCGGCAAGGTCTACGGCGTCACCCGTGAGCGCATCCGGCAGATCGAGTCCAAGACCATGTCGAAGCTGCGACACCCGTCGCGCTCGCAGGTGCTGCGCGACTACCTCGACTGAGGTTCGGCCGAGGACGACCCGAGGGCTTCGGGCCGTACGCCGGTGGCCGCGCGCGGGTGCGCACGGCCACCGGGCATCCCACTCTGGGTGGAGTCATACACACTCAGAGTCAGGAGCCCACATGCGTCGTCCCTTTGCCCGTGCTCTGGCGGGCGCGCTGACCCTGGTGGCGGGTGCGGCCGCGGCACCGCTGTCCCAGGCGCCGAAGGCGGCCGCGGACAGCGTGGTCATAGGCGGGAAGCCGGTCAAGGTCGCCGACACCCCCTGGGTCGTCGCGCTCGCCAGCCGTGACCGGTTCGGAGGTACGCGGGGCGGGCAGTTCTGCGGGGGTGTCCTCGTCGCCCCGACCAAGGTGCTCACCGCCGCCCACTGCCTCGGCGACCAGGTGCTCGGCGGTCCCGTCGAATCCCTCCCCGACTTCCGGGTGATCACCGGGCGTACGGAGCTGCGCGCGACCGACGGCAGGGAGATCGCGGTGCGCGCGGCCCGGGTGAACCCGGCCTACGACCCTGGGAGCAACGCGGGGGACCTCGCCGTACTGGAGCTGGCGGAGGCCGTGCCGGCGGATCACGTACTCCCGATGGCCGCTGCCGGGCATCCCGGATACGAGGCCGGCGCCGAGGCGTCCGTGTACGGCTGGGGCGACACGAGCGGGTTCGGCGACTACGCCTACGGGCTGCGCGCCGCGAGCGTGACGGTGCTGGAGGACGAGGTCTGCCAGAGCGCCTACCCCGGGGACCGTGACGGGCGGTACCAGGCCGACTCCATGGTGTGCGCGGGCGACCGGGACGGCGGCAAGGACGCCTGCCAGGGCGACAGCGGGGGTCCGCTGGTGGCCCAGGGGCGGCTCATCGGGCTGGTGTCCTGGGGGCGGGGCTGCGGGCGCGCCGACAGCCCCGGGGTCTACACGAGGGTCGCCCCGCTGACCGACTTCGCCAGCGCGGACTTCACGAAGGCCGACTCCTTGCGCGCCGACTCGTCGGGCGCCGGCTCCGTGAGCGGCGCTGAGACGGGCTCGCGGACGGAACCCGGCCTGGACACCCTCCGCGACGCCCGCCGGGCCTCCGGGCCCGCCGCACGGCCCGGCAAGGGGTCATAGCGGGCGGCGGGCGGGACCTCGAACGTTCTCGAACATGAGGACGGGCGGCATCCCTGGGTCTCAGAGATGCCGCCCGTCGACCGGCCTGGCCGGTCCTGGCTCGTCGGATGCGAGGTGCAGGCCTGTGTCAGCGGTCCTCGGTGTCGGCGTTTACAGCCGGAGCGGACGTAAGCCGCTCGGTCTCATCCTGTATTTCCGCGGCGATCTTCTTGAGTTCCGGCTCGAACTTGCGTCCGTGGTGGGCGCAGAAGAGCAGTTCACCGCCGCTCAGCAGGACGACGCGCAGATATGCCTGGGCGCCGCAACGGTCGCATCGGTCAGCGGCCGTCAGCGGGGTCGCGGGTGTCAGAACAGTAGTCACGTCGCCTCTTCTCTAGCTCGACGAGCTGTCGTACCAGGGTCAACATCCAACCAGGCCGAAAACGTTCCCGCTCGCGGCTTTTCCTCGAAACTTCCTTCCGAAGCTGGCCGGCTGCTGCCGGTTGGCGGCGAAGGAGCCGTATTGCGTTGCTTTACGGTTTCGCGTTGTCAGTCGTTCGCTTGTAGCAGTTCCCGTCCTCCCCGGCGTGAGTGCCGGTTGTTCATGAGGACGTGCCCGAACCCTAAATGGTTCATGCGCGGAAGGGAACGTGATGTTTGCTTCACCCGCCCGGGGGATCGAACAGGCGTGCGGACCTGCACTAGGCTGATGAAGGGCGAGGGTGGCGTTGCATCGGCTCTACCAGGCCTCGGTACCCTCTGACGGGGCCCCAGCCACCCCTGCGCCCAACCGGGCCAGAAAAGAAATTCAGCGAGGAGCGAACTGCGTGACCGCCGACACGTCCGTGCCTTCCAGCGCACTGCTGACCGGAGCAGACCGGGACGGCTCCAACTACACCGCGCGGCACCTGCTCGTCCTCGAAGGCCTCGAGGCCGTCCGCAAGCGCCCCGGCATGTACATCGGCTCCACCGACAGCCGTGGCCTGATGCACTGCCTCTGGGAGATCATCGACAACTCCGTCGATGAGGCCCTGGGTGGCTACTGCGACCACATCGAGGTGATCCTCCACGAGGACTCCTCCGTGGAGGTCCGCGACAACGGCCGCGGCATCCCCGTCGACGTGGAGCCCAAGACCGGCCTGTCCGGTGTCGAGGTCGTCATGACCAAGCTGCACGCCGGCGGCAAGTTCGGCGGTGGCTCGTACGCCGCCTCCGGCGGCCTGCACGGCGTCGGCGCCTCCGTGGTCAACGCCCTCTCCGCCCGCCTCGACGTCGAGGTCGACCGCGGCAGCTCGACGCACGCCATCAGCTTCCGCCGCGGCGTCCCGGGCATGTTCACCGAGCAGGGTCCCGACAGCCCCTTCGACCCCGCCAACGGCCTGCGCAAGGTCAAGCGGATCACCAAGGGCAAGACCGGCACCCGGGTCCGCTACTGGGCCGACCGCCAGATCTTCCTCAAGGACGCCCGGCTCTCCCTGGAGACGCTCTACCAGCGCGCCCGCCAGACCGCCTTCCTCGTCCCGGGCCTGACCCTGGTCGTCCGCGACGAGCGGGCCATCGACGGCGCCGGCAAGACCGAGGAGACGTTCCGCTTCGATGGCGGCATCAGCGAGTTCTGCGAGTACCTGGCGCAGGACAAGGCCGTCTGCGACGTGCTGCGCCTGACCGGCACCGGCACCTTCAAGGAGACGGTCCCGGTCCTCGACGACCGCGGCCACATGACCCCCACCGAGGTCACCCGCGAGCTGGGCGTCGACATCGCCCTGCGCTGGGGCACGGGCTACGAGACCAACGTCAAGTCGTTCGTGAACATCATCGCCACCCCCAAGGGCGGCACCCACGTCTCCGGCTTCGAGCGCTCGGTCGCCAAGACCGTGAACGAGGTGCTGCGCTCCGCGAAGCTGCTGCGCGTCGCCGAGGACGACGTGGTCAAGGACGACGCGATGGAGGGCATGACGGCCGTCGTCACCGTCCGCCTCGCCGAGCCGCAGTTCGAGGGCCAGACCAAGGAGGTGCTCGGCACCTCGGCGGCCACCCGGATCGTCGCCGCCGTCGTCGCCAAGGAGCTCAAGGCGTTCCTGACCTCCACCAAGCGGGACGACAAGCAGCAGGCCCGCTCCGTGATGGAGAAGATCGTCGCGGCCGCCCGGACCCGTATCGCGGCCCGCCAGCACAAGGAGGCGCAGCGCCGCAAGA
This genomic window contains:
- a CDS encoding type IIA DNA topoisomerase subunit B translates to MTADTSVPSSALLTGADRDGSNYTARHLLVLEGLEAVRKRPGMYIGSTDSRGLMHCLWEIIDNSVDEALGGYCDHIEVILHEDSSVEVRDNGRGIPVDVEPKTGLSGVEVVMTKLHAGGKFGGGSYAASGGLHGVGASVVNALSARLDVEVDRGSSTHAISFRRGVPGMFTEQGPDSPFDPANGLRKVKRITKGKTGTRVRYWADRQIFLKDARLSLETLYQRARQTAFLVPGLTLVVRDERAIDGAGKTEETFRFDGGISEFCEYLAQDKAVCDVLRLTGTGTFKETVPVLDDRGHMTPTEVTRELGVDIALRWGTGYETNVKSFVNIIATPKGGTHVSGFERSVAKTVNEVLRSAKLLRVAEDDVVKDDAMEGMTAVVTVRLAEPQFEGQTKEVLGTSAATRIVAAVVAKELKAFLTSTKRDDKQQARSVMEKIVAAARTRIAARQHKEAQRRKTALESSSLPAKLADCRSDDVDRSELFIVEGDSALGTAKLARNSEFQALLPIRGKILNVQKSSVSDMLKNAECGAIIQVIGAGSGRTFDIDAARYGKIVLLVDADVDGAHIRCLLLTLFQRYMRPMVEAGRVFAAVPPLHRIELVQPKKGQDKYVYTYSDNELRQTLLEYQRKNIRYKDSIQRYKGLGEMDADQLAETTMDPRFRTLRRINIGDLDSAEQVFDLLMGNEVAPRKEFITGSAATLDRSRIDA
- a CDS encoding glycogen debranching N-terminal domain-containing protein encodes the protein MSHPVPPARRPELPPVHGAVICVAAPSLVISPEHGQLTGRGIEGIYRAGRRLLSRCVLRVGGRDPVAVQGRSLGADRAAFTATVRTGAEVGPDPDIGVERVRHADGTERITLRSFAARPVRLPVEVTLGTDLAQLASVAAGRGGPELPAAVHAAGLRWSSGEAQAVTAADPAPDDALASAGLLRWQLELGPGESRTIELRTTQNRVTRAPAGQAINPLADARAEGDDPRAELWLRTSVEDLRALLLRDPDEPGDAFLAAGVPWRLGLAPAESLWAARMALPLGTGLAAATLRTLARTQSAGPGPEGGKIPGPLRGAGPQLPPGCTGTEATLAFPAVLAEARRWGLPEAEVARLLPAAERCLDWLRGALGEDGFLADPDPGPRRCETQAHAHRAALLGADLLAGCGRPGADAWREWAAALRERFRDRFWIDGPDGGRPAAALHPDGRPLPRLTGAAAHLLDTGLLGGGRLAPGLLDSVRAEQLARLLGAPAMDSGWGLRSMASREPGHNPFGHRSGAVRAYESAVAVAGLAQAGFEKEAAGLLRGLLDAAETFGYRLPEMYAAEQRTAGSAPLPHPAACRPAAVAAAAGVHALTALAGIRPDAPAGTVTLAPLPGAPLGAFRLSGLRVSGEPFAVRISRLGLGMVEEAADALQLGGR
- a CDS encoding RNA polymerase sigma factor, which translates into the protein MFVSASTSRTLPPEIADSESVMALIERGKAEGQIAGDDVRRAFEADQIPATQWKNVLRSLNQILEEEGVTLMVSAAESPKRTPRKSVAAKSPAKRTATKTVAAKTAAAAPASATSVPEADPAEPDTAAASAEEPGTEAPAKKTAAKKTAAKKTAAKKTTAKKTAAKKTASKKDADEAGDEESAEDLPAAAKAEGEEEEDGAESKGFVISDDEDDAPAQQVAVAGATADPVKDYLKQIGKVPLLNAEQEVELAKRIEAGLFAEDKLANSDKLAPKLKRELEIIAEDGRRAKNHLLEANLRLVVSLAKRYTGRGMLFLDLIQEGNLGLIRAVEKFDYTKGYKFSTYATWWIRQAITRAMADQARTIRIPVHMVEVINKLARVQRQMLQDLGREPTPEELAKELDMTPEKVIEVQKYGREPISLHTPLGEDGDSEFGDLIEDSEAVVPADAVSFTLLQEQLHSVLDTLSEREAGVVSMRFGLTDGQPKTLDEIGKVYGVTRERIRQIESKTMSKLRHPSRSQVLRDYLD
- a CDS encoding ABC transporter ATP-binding protein, with the protein product MLQAIGLTSTPRRELPPLVDDLTFEARPGCVTALLGEPGSGKTTALRLMLELEPGRGVTYFRGRPLHRIPHPGREVGVLLGDVPGNPSRTVRNQLRMLCAAAGVPASRADTMLEVVGIAGLRDQRLGSLSLGMERRVGLAAALLADPCTLLLDEPAAGLSPREGAWLHALLRAHASLGGAVLFTTADAKEAARSADRVVSIESGRLVADQDAAEFARTRLRPRVAVRTPHAARLADVLGREARAAKRAVEIVEESGSRLSVYGSNCAEVGEAAFRNGVLVHQLADETGDAGAPAAPVPQARTEAGAATAPATAPATTPDATPRETPAGRPRRALSERPASTVRKVGGPLRPLRYELCRVFGTATPVLTAALVVAASALTALVLTRTGQTSQNRLLAAWPELLPLPPAALGAGLLGALAFGEEYRYPALAADRGTVARRMGLLAAKLGVAAVLALLLGTLAVAADAAVLRLVFGSGPLSSPAERISPAASWAGLLIGCAWAGVLASGVFRSAAAGLAAVLAVPVMVVPLVRKVLDGPSSYPATGLAARLRGLAWAQWPPEADRLVHGALRVMAQPVGTALVLSLMVLLCAYGFTGLRGRVRW
- a CDS encoding NUDIX domain-containing protein, with the translated sequence MSPYDPSAFPPFAVTVDLVVLTVRRHALCALVVRRGEQPFQGRWALPGGFVRGDEDLAAAAARELSEETGLCAHDPADPGLGNGAHLEQLATYGDPKRDPRMRVVSVAHLVLAPDLPAPRAGGDANSARWAPVDELLPVGDQASEGLAFDHATILADGVERARSKIEYSSLATAFCPPEFTVGELRRVYEAVWGVALDPRNFHRKVTGTPGFLVPAGGTTTRQGGRPAQLFRAGGATLLNPPMLRPEV
- a CDS encoding serine protease; protein product: MRRPFARALAGALTLVAGAAAAPLSQAPKAAADSVVIGGKPVKVADTPWVVALASRDRFGGTRGGQFCGGVLVAPTKVLTAAHCLGDQVLGGPVESLPDFRVITGRTELRATDGREIAVRAARVNPAYDPGSNAGDLAVLELAEAVPADHVLPMAAAGHPGYEAGAEASVYGWGDTSGFGDYAYGLRAASVTVLEDEVCQSAYPGDRDGRYQADSMVCAGDRDGGKDACQGDSGGPLVAQGRLIGLVSWGRGCGRADSPGVYTRVAPLTDFASADFTKADSLRADSSGAGSVSGAETGSRTEPGLDTLRDARRASGPAARPGKGS
- a CDS encoding FadR/GntR family transcriptional regulator; translation: MLFTKDLKGDGGEADKGCVSTLAHTMMTTARHAESGLAGPGELDRYPYADTPGAERVGAPHWDGGDVELSRVGRRAAGSRGRGLHGQLVQQLGQMIVSGDLGADRPLVPEEIGQRFEVSRTVVRESLRVLEAKGLVSARPNVGTRVRPVADWNLLDPDIIEWRAFGPQRDDQRRELNELRWTIEPLAARLAAGHGRPDIQQRLADMVEIMGHALGQGDSITFARADNEFHALLIQVAGNRMLEHLSGIVSSALQVSGSPITACDRPSETCVAHHARMVEALAAGDATGAENAMRQLLTVHPEVERVVPAPREH